In one Hymenobacter sp. DG25B genomic region, the following are encoded:
- a CDS encoding manganese catalase family protein, with amino-acid sequence MYHHVKKLMYTVRVGTPDPRFGNMLLEQFGGANGELAAAMQYTIQGLNCDDPGRKDLLMDIGTEELSHLEIIGTLARLHLKPTKESRELAEADPLVAIAGGGGVNLFNSQGNPWTADYLKITGELDVDLRSNIAAEARAKIVYERLINFCDDAGTKDALQFLMTREITHMKSFMLALDSMGKDPLEVGLLTPTPGVVDKYFNASTGPGQNGDRDVRGPWNEDTFFNFVESPMKPAKMEDQVTHKDIEREIHRSVR; translated from the coding sequence ATGTATCATCACGTGAAGAAGCTAATGTATACGGTGCGCGTAGGCACCCCCGATCCTCGGTTTGGCAATATGCTGCTGGAGCAGTTTGGCGGCGCCAATGGCGAGCTGGCCGCCGCCATGCAATACACCATTCAGGGCCTGAACTGCGACGACCCAGGTCGCAAGGATTTGCTGATGGATATTGGTACCGAGGAGCTCAGCCACCTGGAAATTATTGGCACCCTGGCCCGCCTGCACCTCAAGCCCACCAAAGAATCCCGGGAGCTGGCTGAGGCCGATCCGCTGGTAGCTATTGCCGGCGGCGGCGGCGTTAACCTCTTCAACTCCCAGGGCAACCCCTGGACGGCCGACTATCTGAAGATTACCGGCGAGCTGGACGTGGACCTGCGCAGCAACATTGCCGCCGAGGCCCGCGCCAAAATCGTGTATGAGCGCCTGATAAATTTCTGCGACGACGCCGGCACCAAAGATGCCCTGCAGTTCCTGATGACGCGCGAAATCACCCATATGAAATCCTTTATGCTGGCCCTGGACAGCATGGGCAAAGACCCGCTGGAAGTGGGCCTGCTAACCCCCACGCCCGGCGTGGTAGATAAGTACTTCAATGCCTCCACCGGCCCCGGCCAAAACGGCGACCGGGACGTGCGCGGCCCCTGGAATGAAGATACTTTCTTCAACTTTGTAGAGTCGCCGATGAAGCCTGCCAAAATGGAGGACCAGGTAACGCACAAAGACATTGAGCGCGAAATCCATCGGTCCGTCCGGTAA